GCAAGTATTTTGTCGCTTCCAGCGTTGTCGGCATATTAGCGCCTTCTGCAACGGCATAGACTCCATTTGCGACTAGTTGTTTAGCATCAGCTAAAGTCAATTCATTTTGCGTCGCACATGGAAGTGCAATGTCAGTTTTTACGCTCCAGACCCCACGCCCTTCATGATATGTAGCACTTGGTCGCTTAGCAACATATTCAGTCAAACGAGCGCGTTTGACTTCTTTTACTTCTTGTAATAATTCAACATCGATCCCCGCTTCATCATAGACCCAACCACTTGAATCTGAGCAAGTCACAACTTTGGCACCTAAAGCTTGAGCTTTTTTGATCGCATAGATCGCAACATTTCCTGCCCCTGAAACAGTGAGCGTTTTGCCTGCTAATGAACTGCCATGATCTTTGACTAATTCATCAACTAAATATAATAACCCATAACCAGTTGCTTCTGTCCGTACTAATGAGCCACCAAAAGCAAGTCCTTTACCAGTTAGCACACCTTCATACGTTCCTTTTAGGCGTTTGTATTGACCAAAAAGATATCCGATCTCACGCGCACCAGTACCGATATCACCAGCTGGAACATCGATATCAGCTCCGATATAGCGTGCTAATTCAGTCATGAAACTTTGACAAAATGCCATGATCTCACGATCCGAGCGTCCTTTTGGATCAAAATCACAGCCACCTTTTCCGCCCCCGATCGGTAGACCAGTCAAAGCATTTTTAAAGATCTGCTCAAAGCCTAAAAACTTGATGATACTTAAGTTAACTGAAGGATGCAACCGCAAACCACCTTTATAAGGTCCGATCGCATTATTGAATTGGACCCGATATGCGTTATTGACTTGCGTTTGCCCCTCATCATCGACCCATGCAACGCGGAAAAGCAACTGACGATCAGGTGTCGTCAAACGTTCTAACAAAGCTTCTTTACGATAATGGGCCTCATCTCGTTCGATAACAGGGCGCAATGATTCTAAAACCTCTGTGACCGCTTGTTTGAATTCTGCTTGTTCTGGATACTGCCGTTCGACACGTGTTAAAATTTCATCTACATATCCCATTTTGATCTACGACTATTAGCTTGATGTAAAACACTCATTAGCGTCTAAGCATCTAAAAAGTTCTAATAGCTTATCCTTTCTCTATATTTTCACCATGATCCACATCCGCTTCTCATTGGTAGTTAGTTTAATATTCTAATTTTACATTAATATAGTATCTAGATTCAAGTTTTGTGTCCTAGCAAATTTTATTATTATTGTTTTAAGACTATATTTGAACCTAAGTTGTCAAACTTGTGTTATTCATTTATTTTAGCTAAAATAAATACTATAAAAAAACATATAAGGAGGTGAGAATCATGTTAAAAGAATTTAAGGAATTTATTTCTCGCGGAAGCGTCCTCGATCTTGCAGTCGGTGTTATCATCGGTGGAGCATTTACCTCGATCGTAACTGCACTTGTTAAATATTTGATCAATCCATTTTTAGGACTTTTCCTTGGTAAGATCGATCTTTCTAATTTAAAATTCACGGTTGGTGAAGCAACTTTTAGGATCGGAAGCTTTTTGAATTCTGTGATCGAATTTTTGATCATTGCTTTTGTTGTCTTTTTGATCATCAAAGCAGTCAACTCTGTTTTACCTAAGAAAGAAAAAGAAGAAGAAGTCCCAGATGTTGAAGTCGAACTTTTGACTGAGATCCGTGACCTCTTAAAAGAAAAACGCTCGTAAATTCGTTTATTGAGCTTGATCACCATGGTCTTCTATGTGCTTTTCTCAAGTACTAGAAGATTTTTTTTTGAAAAAATCAAGTTCACTTTTTTACTTAGTTTACGGCAGACAGCACTCCTTGTTACACTATTAAGTAAGATAAACTTTACAGGGGGATAAAAAATGAAAAAACGACTCGTACAAACACCTTGGTTTTACTGGATCGTCTTCTTTGTAGCTTTAGAACTGATCGCGATCTCAGTCAATTATTTTTACGCACCGATCAATATTGCTGCTGGGGGAGCCACTGGGATCGCGATCTTAGTCGATGCTGCTTTTGGGATCGAACGTTCTTTGACAGTCTTGATCGTCAACCTACTCATGATCCTTTTAGCCTGGATCTTTTTAGACAAAAAAACCGTTAAAAATATTATCGTCGGTAGCTTTAGTTTACCACTTTTAATGTATCTTACACCGAGCCAAAAGATCATAACTGACGATCTTTTGGCAGTCATCGTGGGGGGCGCTGTTTTTGCTTTAGGAGTCGCTGCCCTATATCGGATCAATGCTTCTAGTGGCGGGACCACAGTGCCACCGATGATCTTTAAAAAATACTTTCATTTGAACCCAGCCTTTTCGCTTTTAGCGATCGATATGCTCGTAACGTTTTTTAATATTTTTGTTTCTGGTCTAAACGCTTTTTTCATGGCTTCCTTTTCGTTAGTCATTACTTCGCTTGTTATGCGCTATACCGAAGCTGGACTTGACCACAAATATCAAGTCCAAGTAATGAGTCAAACAAAATTACCTGAGATCAAACAAATGTTAGAGTCAGAAGATCACGCGATGACGATCTTTAATGTTCGTGGGGGCTACTCAGCTAATGAAAAAGAATTATTGATGGCAGTCATTGATAATCAAAGTTATGGTCCACTACTAGCAGCTGTTCACGATATCGATCCTGATGCTTTCATCATCGCTTCAAATGTCGTCAAAGTCCATGGCGGAACTTTTGGGATCTAACTTGCCAACTGCCTCTAATAGGCAGTTTTTATTTCAGCCTATGTTGACACAGTGTCACTTTTGGTGTTATGGTTAAAACAACAACAGAAATGAAGGTGTTATCTCTATGGTCTCACAGACTTTTAAAAATCTCTCTGCTACTAAAAAAGAGCGGATCTTGACTGCTCTTTTACACGAATTTACTGCACATCCACTCAAAGAAGCAAAAGTCGCTCCGATCGTCAAAGAAGCTCAGATCGCTCGCGGTGCTTTTTATAAATATTTTACTGATCTAAACGATGCCTACGCTTATTTATATCAGCAAGCGCTCCTTGATGTGCATGCCCCTTTTTCTCGGAAAATGACTTTATCAGAAATGGAACACGCTACTCGTGAATTTATTACTAAAGCAACAGTTAGCCCTTACTTTGAATTTCTACGCCTACATTTGACAGTCAATGAAAAGCCTTTAGCTGTAAAAGAAAATAAACCTTTACAGCCAACTAAAATCTGGGCCGCAATGACTTTATGTCACCAAACGATCCGCGAAGCTTTGGCCGACCCTACTTCCCAAGAAGACTATCTTCTTCGCCTCGAACAAAGTCTAGCGTTACTTTCAGAAAGGAAGTCTATTTAATGTATTTAGCCGTAAAAGAGATCAAACATGAAAAACTGCGCTATTCTCTGATCATCGCAATGGTCATTTTGATCAGTTATCTGATCTTTGTTTTGACTAGTTTAGCTCTAGGGCTTGCAAAAGAAAATACTTCAGCTATTGATAGCTGGAATTTCAACAAGATCGTCTTAAATAAAGATGCTGATATCAACTTACGCCAATCACTTTTGACCAAAGAACAGACTGAAGCATTCAAAACTGATAAAAAAATAGCTTTCCTTGGCCAAGCCAATATCGTCGTCAAAGAAAAAACTCATCCACAAGTTTCTGCAACTTTTATTGGGATCAAACCAGATCAATTTCTTTATCAAGAATTAGAAGTAAGTGCTGGTAAAAAACCGACCCGCGCTGATCAAGTCATCGTCGATTCCTCTTTTGAAAATAAAGGTTATCACCTAAACGACAAGATCTATTTCAATTCGCAAGAAAAACCTTACCAGATCGTAGGCTTTACTAAAAATGCAATGTTAAATGTCACACCTGTCGTTTACGGACAACTTGAAGCTTGGAGCGCTTTGAAAAATATCACACCTAACTTCAGTGCTAGTGCGCTTTTAACAAAAGAAACGCCCAAAGAAGCGCTCGCCCCTGAACTTAAAGCTTATTCTAAACAAGAGCTGATCGAGCAACTTCCTGGTTATGAAGCTCAAAATAAAACATTTACTTTTATGATCGCCTTTTTGATGATCATCTCCTTGATCGTGATCGCTGTTTTCTTATACATCATCACGATCCAAAAACTTCCAAACTATGCTGTTTTACGCGTACAAGGGATCTCAAAGAAAGTTTTGATCGAAAATACTGTTTCTCAAGCCATCCTCTTAGTTCTCGCTGGTCTTTGTGGTGGTTCGCTCTTAACTGGGCTCACAGCCCTCTTTATCCCTGCAAGTGTCCCAATGGCTTTCGACTTGAAGCTTTTGAGCTTGATGGCGCTCTTATTGCTTTTGATCTCGATCTTAGGGTCATTTGTCTCGGCAAATACGATCGCCAAGATCGATCCAACTAAAGTTTTGGGTAATTAAGAAAGGATGTCTGGCAATGGCAATTATTAAATTTGAGCACGTCAATAAGTTTTATGGCACTGGTCTCGCCAAAGTTCATGTTTTACATGATGTTTCTTTTTCTGCTGAAAAAGGCGAATTTATCTTGATCTTAGGTCCTTCTGGTGCAGGAAAAAGTACTTTTCTTTCGATCGCTGGTAATCTCTTAGCCCCAACAGACGGTGAAGTTTGGATCGATGGCAAAAATATCACGGCTTATACTGAAAAAGAGCGCGAACGTCTCCGCTTAGAAAAACTAGGCTTTATCCTCCAATCACATGCCCTTGTCCCCTATTTGACAGTCGCCGAGCAATTCGAACTCGTTAAACGCGTCAAAAAAAGTGGTAATTTAACAAAGCAGCAGTTGCAAGAGCTTTTAAGCTCACTTGGGATCGCAGAACTTCAAAATAAATACCCTAGCGAACTTTCTGGCGGTCAAAGCCAACGTGTTGCGATCGCTCGGGCTTTATATACTGATCCAAAGATCATCTTAGCCGATGAACCAACTGCTGCCCTTGATAGTAAACGCGTTTTAGTCGTTGGCCAATTACTCAAAGAACTCGCGACAAAACAACAAAAAACTGTGATCGTTGTTACCCATGATCTTCGTTTGACTCAAGTTGCTGATAAAGTTTATCAGATCCTTGACGGTCACTTGACT
This window of the Ligilactobacillus faecis genome carries:
- the gdhA gene encoding NADP-specific glutamate dehydrogenase; translated protein: MGYVDEILTRVERQYPEQAEFKQAVTEVLESLRPVIERDEAHYRKEALLERLTTPDRQLLFRVAWVDDEGQTQVNNAYRVQFNNAIGPYKGGLRLHPSVNLSIIKFLGFEQIFKNALTGLPIGGGKGGCDFDPKGRSDREIMAFCQSFMTELARYIGADIDVPAGDIGTGAREIGYLFGQYKRLKGTYEGVLTGKGLAFGGSLVRTEATGYGLLYLVDELVKDHGSSLAGKTLTVSGAGNVAIYAIKKAQALGAKVVTCSDSSGWVYDEAGIDVELLQEVKEVKRARLTEYVAKRPSATYHEGRGVWSVKTDIALPCATQNELTLADAKQLVANGVYAVAEGANMPTTLEATKYLQEQGVLFVPGKAANAGGVAVSALEMSQNSERLSWSFEKTDEELKQIMQNIYYNIKEAALEYDRPDDFVLGANIAGFKKVAQAMEAQGVY
- the mscL gene encoding large-conductance mechanosensitive channel protein MscL, which encodes MLKEFKEFISRGSVLDLAVGVIIGGAFTSIVTALVKYLINPFLGLFLGKIDLSNLKFTVGEATFRIGSFLNSVIEFLIIAFVVFLIIKAVNSVLPKKEKEEEVPDVEVELLTEIRDLLKEKRS
- a CDS encoding YitT family protein, translated to MKKRLVQTPWFYWIVFFVALELIAISVNYFYAPINIAAGGATGIAILVDAAFGIERSLTVLIVNLLMILLAWIFLDKKTVKNIIVGSFSLPLLMYLTPSQKIITDDLLAVIVGGAVFALGVAALYRINASSGGTTVPPMIFKKYFHLNPAFSLLAIDMLVTFFNIFVSGLNAFFMASFSLVITSLVMRYTEAGLDHKYQVQVMSQTKLPEIKQMLESEDHAMTIFNVRGGYSANEKELLMAVIDNQSYGPLLAAVHDIDPDAFIIASNVVKVHGGTFGI
- a CDS encoding TetR/AcrR family transcriptional regulator produces the protein MVSQTFKNLSATKKERILTALLHEFTAHPLKEAKVAPIVKEAQIARGAFYKYFTDLNDAYAYLYQQALLDVHAPFSRKMTLSEMEHATREFITKATVSPYFEFLRLHLTVNEKPLAVKENKPLQPTKIWAAMTLCHQTIREALADPTSQEDYLLRLEQSLALLSERKSI
- a CDS encoding FtsX-like permease family protein; translation: MYLAVKEIKHEKLRYSLIIAMVILISYLIFVLTSLALGLAKENTSAIDSWNFNKIVLNKDADINLRQSLLTKEQTEAFKTDKKIAFLGQANIVVKEKTHPQVSATFIGIKPDQFLYQELEVSAGKKPTRADQVIVDSSFENKGYHLNDKIYFNSQEKPYQIVGFTKNAMLNVTPVVYGQLEAWSALKNITPNFSASALLTKETPKEALAPELKAYSKQELIEQLPGYEAQNKTFTFMIAFLMIISLIVIAVFLYIITIQKLPNYAVLRVQGISKKVLIENTVSQAILLVLAGLCGGSLLTGLTALFIPASVPMAFDLKLLSLMALLLLLISILGSFVSANTIAKIDPTKVLGN
- a CDS encoding ABC transporter ATP-binding protein produces the protein MAIIKFEHVNKFYGTGLAKVHVLHDVSFSAEKGEFILILGPSGAGKSTFLSIAGNLLAPTDGEVWIDGKNITAYTEKERERLRLEKLGFILQSHALVPYLTVAEQFELVKRVKKSGNLTKQQLQELLSSLGIAELQNKYPSELSGGQSQRVAIARALYTDPKIILADEPTAALDSKRVLVVGQLLKELATKQQKTVIVVTHDLRLTQVADKVYQILDGHLTLQK